A section of the Anaerolineae bacterium genome encodes:
- a CDS encoding phosphohydrolase gives FHDVGISVHRDNHELYSLLIAHGKLRELVGELFQEPQRTIVISETMHAIIAHRADQRCLTIEAGVVKVADALDMTQGRSRIPFEAGQANIHSVSAMAIENVSIEKGEKTPIRIEVTMSNSAGIFQLDELLKRKLASSSIALYVQLRAHIAGETEKRILDFYTLGE, from the coding sequence TGTTTCATGATGTGGGCATTTCTGTCCACCGGGACAACCATGAGCTGTACAGCCTGCTGATCGCGCATGGGAAACTGCGGGAGCTGGTGGGAGAGCTGTTCCAGGAGCCTCAACGCACCATCGTTATCTCGGAGACCATGCATGCCATCATTGCTCACCGCGCCGACCAGCGCTGTCTGACCATCGAGGCCGGCGTGGTCAAGGTGGCGGACGCCCTGGACATGACGCAGGGGCGCTCCCGCATCCCGTTTGAGGCCGGCCAGGCCAACATCCATTCGGTGTCGGCCATGGCCATCGAGAACGTCAGCATTGAGAAAGGGGAGAAGACGCCCATCCGCATCGAGGTGACGATGAGCAACTCTGCCGGCATCTTTCAGCTCGACGAACTGCTCAAGCGCAAGCTGGCCAGCTCGTCCATCGCTCTCTACGTGCAGTTGCGCGCCCATATCGCCGGCGAGACGGAGAAGCGCATCCTCGATTTCTACACCCTGGGGGAATAG
- a CDS encoding NUDIX hydrolase produces MKMGETYWRPLVAVSVLIWRAGREVLFLHRVQPPRIWVPPGGRVEAGENPLSAIQREIREETGLEDVAVLAPCIVEAGLHDGRDILFIDYVGEYRVGEVRLSPSEHDALQWLDMDRLERAEVHMSTAAGGELLYHYRWDQEEMILSHSLEQLRFSRRLLQCLSE; encoded by the coding sequence TTGAAAATGGGGGAAACGTACTGGCGGCCTCTGGTGGCGGTCTCCGTCCTCATCTGGCGGGCCGGCCGGGAGGTGCTGTTCCTGCACCGGGTACAGCCGCCGCGCATCTGGGTGCCGCCCGGCGGCCGTGTGGAGGCCGGCGAGAACCCTCTTTCGGCCATACAGCGGGAAATCCGGGAGGAAACTGGCCTCGAGGATGTCGCGGTACTGGCCCCCTGCATCGTGGAGGCCGGCCTGCACGACGGCCGCGATATCCTCTTTATTGACTATGTGGGGGAGTATCGCGTCGGCGAGGTGCGGCTCTCCCCATCCGAGCACGATGCCCTTCAGTGGCTGGACATGGACCGGCTGGAAAGGGCGGAAGTGCATATGTCCACGGCCGCCGGCGGCGAACTGCTGTACCATTACCGCTGGGACCAGGAGGAGATGATCCTCTCCCACAGCCTCGAACAACTGCGCTTCAGCCGGCGCCTGCTCCAATGCCTGAGCGAATAG
- a CDS encoding uroporphyrinogen decarboxylase, which yields MSAWDKRQRLEAVVHGEPADRVPVALWRHFPGDDQDPQALSAAHAVFQREFDFDFLKVSPASSFCVEDWGVEHYYDGNPEGARRYRRRVVQEPADWYRLEELDVTRGALGRQLECLRSLAAELPDTPLVQTIFNPLAQARYLAGDERLLIHMRTHPEALLAGLETITRTTERFVAEVMGTGAAGIFLAVQSASYRIMSEEEYRRFGRPFDLRVLEACGPRAWFCVLHIHGTDVMFDLLADYPVQAINWHDRETPPALMEALSRTSAALIGGLRQWETMVCGTPADVQREAADAIAQTGGRRLILGTGCVTPVVAPIINIRAVRQAVENPGV from the coding sequence ATGAGCGCATGGGATAAACGCCAGCGCCTGGAAGCCGTCGTGCATGGAGAGCCGGCGGATCGCGTGCCGGTGGCGCTCTGGCGCCACTTTCCCGGCGATGACCAGGACCCGCAGGCCCTCTCGGCGGCCCATGCAGTATTCCAACGGGAATTCGACTTCGACTTCCTCAAGGTCTCGCCGGCCAGCAGTTTCTGTGTGGAAGATTGGGGCGTTGAGCACTATTACGATGGCAATCCCGAAGGAGCGCGGCGCTACCGCCGGCGTGTGGTGCAGGAGCCGGCGGACTGGTACCGGCTGGAAGAGCTGGATGTCACGCGCGGCGCGCTGGGCCGGCAGTTAGAATGTCTGCGTTCCCTGGCGGCGGAACTTCCCGACACGCCGCTGGTCCAGACGATCTTCAACCCCCTGGCCCAGGCGCGCTATCTGGCCGGCGACGAGCGCCTGCTGATCCATATGCGCACACATCCGGAGGCCCTGTTGGCCGGCCTGGAGACCATCACCCGCACCACCGAGCGCTTTGTGGCAGAGGTTATGGGCACGGGCGCCGCCGGCATCTTCCTGGCGGTGCAAAGCGCATCCTACCGCATCATGAGCGAGGAGGAATACCGCCGCTTCGGCCGGCCCTTTGACCTGCGAGTGCTGGAAGCATGCGGCCCGCGCGCCTGGTTCTGCGTGCTCCACATCCACGGCACAGATGTGATGTTCGACCTGCTGGCGGACTATCCGGTGCAGGCCATCAACTGGCATGATCGCGAGACGCCGCCGGCGCTGATGGAGGCCCTGTCGCGCACCAGTGCCGCGCTTATCGGCGGTCTGCGCCAGTGGGAGACCATGGTCTGCGGCACGCCGGCGGACGTACAGCGCGAGGCGGCCGACGCCATCGCCCAGACGGGGGGCCGGCGGCTCATCCTGGGCACGGGCTGTGTCACGCCAGTGGTCGCGCCCATCATCAACATCCGCGCTGTCAGGCAAGCTGTGGAAAACCCTGGCGTTTAG